ttaaaaaaggcAATAAAACCCATAACACATTTTAATGggtttataaaattttaagaaaaaatatatatacacatatttatatataaaataaaaattttgcgGAAACGCTTTACACTTTCGTTTTATAAATCTTACaggttcttttttttttttttttttttttttttttttgagtgaagggaggaaaaaaaaaattcaacaaTGTTAAGTTGCTTTTTTTACataatgtttattttatatatatatatatatatatatgaattctCTAATATACTTTTTGTATTTCTGTATAATTGAAtgatcatattatatttcaaaaaaaaaaaaaaaaaaaaaaaaggaaaaatatatatatatatatttatattttttggtttatttattcatttaatatttttctctATCATTTGAATATAAGAATATGAAACTATTAcaagttataaaaaatgaaaaaaaaaaaaaaaatggagcACAATGTATTGTTTAAATTTCTATAATGTTCACATTTTCAAGAATTTGAAAAGAAAACTTTTTAACTATCAAATATTGAAAAGAGAAATTAGTGATGTATGTGAaagtaaaataataacaCTTACAAAAAGTAAGGAATATGATAAATTCAAaatttatagaaataatGTATTTAATAGTATATATGAGAATCAAATCCTTCATGGAGTAAAAGTTagttgaataaaaaaaaaaaggaaaacatacatatatttatatatatatattataataatttacacattattataatcctTTATTTTATAGGTACATAATGTTGATTCAAAAGGATATGGAGAAATCGCACTGTATGTTACAAGAAAACattccttattttttttgaaatattttttattaattccgGAAGAACAGGTGAATCTAAAAGTCCTACaaattaataagaaaaaagaaaagataaGCTTTCAAGTATTATGCAAAAcgaaaaaaagtaaatatgAAATAACACCACAATGTGAACATTTTTCTAAATGTGGAGGATGTATGTTTCAACACATTGattataattttgaaaaaCAATTAAAGAGGAATTTATTGATTTCTTTatgtgaaaaatataatataaatattttatatagcagtcaaaattatttacaagattatcataattttgtTACACTGAATGAAAAAAACGAACAAGATTTAATAGAAATATCACAAATTAAAtctgaatatataaatgataatatggataatCAGGATCAAGACGTTCcagaaaatacaaatattttgGAAGAAAgagatataaataagaatattatatatgacgaagaaaatgaaaaatatgaatacaaaaataatgatgataatattgtAGATAATgaatacaataatataacaatacaaaaagaaaataaaaataaaaatataaatgaagaccaaatatataagatctatcaaaaagaaaaaaataatgaagaaaagagaaatatatattatgcgaaattatataactttatatattcaaatgacTATAATTACCGAAATAAATCATCTATTAATTTTTGTGTAACTGATCATTTATCCATCgggttttataaaaaaaatagttatGAAATttgtgatataaataattgttatattcatgataaatatatacaagatatttatacacagattaaaaatgaagtaaaagaacattttataaaaaataatatttatatatttaataaaataaataataatggatATCTTAAAAGTgtagatataaaaattagtgattataataaagaaaaacaaatattgATAAATTTTATAGGATATACATTAACAAATTCTCaaactaaaaaaaatttaatagcCATAGCAAATAATTTAGCATTAAAAAATCCGTCTATCAAAAGTGTCTTATATAATGAacagaaaaataaattaaaacaaaacaaaaaagaaatattattatatggagaaaatcatatatatcattcatataataattatatatataaattaggAGCAAATACTTTTTTCCAACCAAATCAATATTTaaatcaatatattattatgataatttctaaaataattgaaaaatataaaatcaatTCTTCAAATACATgtttatatgatttattcTGTGGTATTGGTTTTTATTCTATACCTCTTGCAAATTTGTTTGATCGTGTTATTAGTATTGATTATTctattgataatataaaatcattagaagaaaatatgaatctaaataaaattaaaaatattagatGTATACAAATAGATCTATTTAATCAACATaatttaaaacaaataaactTACATATAAGAAGATATATTGTTAACACtgttaaagaaaaaaaaattgatttatatgataaaataaaacaaaatattacatTAACATTTATACAgacaaataatgaaaatattcttGTGGAAAACATacaggttttttttttattctctttaaaatgatatattttatataacaatgGATAGTATTAatagatttatataatatttcatatttttttttttttttttttttttttagaaaattCAGTCGCCATATAGTACTTTACCAGGTTTTATTTATGAACAGTTAAAAAATTTCAATACGAACacattaaaagaaaataatgataatattataacagaagatatttttaaaaaacttaatgttaataatgacgaatatataaataataataataataataataatactgaTATGGAATATTCGAATGAAAATGATTTCATCAAATTTAAACAAAATGGTAAgattgtatttttatatatttttacaagtTACAAAATGAAGGACATTTgtctatacatataataattttataataatattaacaatttatattaatatatttatgttcatTTCATGACTTTATCATATGATCACCTCATCATTTTATCATTtgattattttccttttttaagAATTTGTGATGCCAATCCCAGACTTGATAATTGTTAACCCCCCCAGAAAAGGATGTGGAAAGGTAAATATATACCtgttaaataaaacattGTATATGCATATTACCTTTAAagttatatgttttttatttttattataaataattaaaaattttgttgAATATTAAAAACATTTCAGGTATTTAGAAGATGGATAAGAGGACTATGTTGCAAgcatataatttatgtatCATGCAATGTGCACACTCAATTTAAGGATATTAGCCATTTGATTAATTTAGGGTAGATGAAATTCAAGaaagacaaaaaaataaaataaaacaataaaataattaaataataaaataaattgtgGGCAGTATGAAAtactaatattatattgatatattactttttacagatctttttttttttttttttttttttttttttcatttagttatattataaaagatattattCCATTGGATACATTCCCAAGAACTCCTCATTTTGAAACAAtagtttatttaaaattggACTCTAAAAaggttaaaaataaaaaaaaaacaaaaatacaaataaaaacaaaagtgAGTTGTCATTTAATATaggcacatatatatatatatatatatatatatatatatatataatttataggTTCATCAAAGTAAGGAAGAAATACTACAATTCGAGAtgaatgaaattaaaaataagaaaaaatttaaacAAGAATAACAAATTTCAGTTAATATCTTTGTACATAtgtatcataattatttattttaataaaatttttaattttttttatgttttttctattttttttaattcaaaaatttatatatatatattaatatatatatatacaagaaACATAGTTatctattataattaaacaaaaaaaaaaaaaaaaaaaagaaaagaaatatatgtatatatatatatatataatatagcataatatatttatgtatgccTATTTTGGatgtatacacatatatatatctatatattcatttattcatTATTGAAATGTATTTTGTTATCTTTGTAATGttcaaattttaataaatataatcatctcgattatcatttaaaaaaatatattatttttttgtatggtttttctttttcaatatatatatatatatatatatatatatatataaagaagtaaaacataatttttatatttatccgATAAGGAagattttcattatttttttttttcttttttttttttttttttttttttttttctttttttggataatttttcatataaaaaccTTTATGCTCAACCACTTTATATCTTTTCATATTCAAGTTTACCCtctaatttttttccttcaCTTATTTTTCTGGCAGCTTTGTAAAAGTCTTCCTCTATAACATAATCTCTCATAGCTCTGATTGCAAACATACCAGCTTCAGTACATACATTTCTTAAATCAGCACCATTAAATCCATCACACAATCTACATACAGATTCATAATCTATATCTCCTAGTTTAGTCATTTTATTTGCATGTATTTTAAGTATTTCTATTCTGGCTGTTTCATTTGGTAAGGGTATTTCAATTTTTCTATCTAATCTTCCTGGTCTAACTAAAGCAGGATCTAATACATCTGGTCGATTAGTTGCCATAATAATTTTGACATTACCTAATTCTTCAAATCCATCTAAGTGATTTAATAATTCCATAAGTGTTCTCTGTATTTCTCTATCAGCTGAAGTACCTTGAGAAAATCTTCTACCTCCTATAGCATCAATTTCatccataaaaataatacatggTTGATGTTCCTTTGCATAATTAAACATTTCTCTAATAATACGTGCACTTTctcctatatatttatctacaATAGCTGATACAACAATTCTCATAAAATTACAATTAATGTTAGATGCCATTGCTCTTGCTAATAATGTTTTCCCTGTACCTGGAGGaccatataataaaacaccTTTAGGTGTTTTTATTCCAActcttttatataaataaggatTAAGTATAGGTAACTCTACTACTTCTCTCATTTGTCTTATTTGTTCACTTAATCCACCTATTTGATTATAATTAACTTTGTTTGTACTATTTTCACTCTTATCTATATCACTTATCATATTAAAAACTAAAGGATCCACTTCACATGGTAATCTTTTCATAACTGTTAAGGTTGTCATATCTAATGATACTCTTGTACCTATTACtaatttacttttattaattttagaTTTACATCCTACTACATATCTAGGACCACTAGAAGCTTTCACAATAAATTTCTCATCTTCTAGTTGTTTTAATACTTGACCTATTATTTGACCTACACTTTGTAAGGCCTTTAAATTATCTTCAGTTttctcatattttttatttaactcTTTTATATCTAATCTTAACTTCTTTACTTTACTCTCAATTTCTCGGTGTTCAATAACTTTCTTCACATACAATTTTATGCTTTCCTTGTTATCCATCGTAACTAATTagaacaataaataaataaataaatatatatatatatatatatatatatgtatgtatgtatatgtgtgtgataaacaaaatttataaggtatatattaaaacatgTTAAGCAAAAATATTAAACGGTAAATTATGTTATATCACAATAAATCACAAAATTATGTACTAAAAAggaggaatatatatatatatatatatatatatatataataaatatggaatatttaaaaatttatattatatgacataaaaaattttcacataaaataaaaatataatatataataattgatGTATCATTTAACAGATTTATAAATCAAcaaaattgaaaaatataaagtgaataagtaaaaaatatatattaaccaTTATAccttttcaaaatatattacaaataataaaatatatacatatattacatattatttatatatcatatcatataatatatatatttttttattatttatgttattttctcttttcttcttttttttaattacctcattattttgttcgatatatttttgtaaacATACaagattttttattttacctctatttttttccttttccttttagtattattttattttatattttttttgtttttgcataaaaagaaaaacaaaattaatatataactaaaatgtattataaaacatatatatatttatatatatttttttttattattacttttatatttttcctcttaaaaattgttatttatttatttgttttatttatttatttttttcttttcatttggTATGTACGATAATAtgaaggtaaaaaaaaagaaaataaatgaactatacaaataaaaaaaaaaaaaatgaaatatatataaaatattttatatatatattatgtcgatgggataaaatattatttttcaaaagAGAAATAGGCACACTTGTTTTACAATATATGGAATACCAATTATCtcattatgaatatatataaatatattttcttttttttttatggcacaatattaataaattatataaataatataaataaatataaaataaatataaaataaatatatattacatatattcttcatttttatattcaaatataatacatttttctaatttattctctttatatataatatatatatataatgaaatattaatttttaaaatataatattattattatataattataattaaaagaaaCGTCAGAAATGTTTtaccatttttttatataactattgatttataaaatatatgatatattatatatttaatttattaatggATCCAACatttcaatataatataatttttctttttataattttatattgttataaaaataaaaacataagaTATTCAactgtaaaaaaatatataaattttttattccacataaaagtaatacattcaaaaataatgttaatattacaaataaaaaataaaattgattAATATTCTTCTAATGTTTTCCATTGTTCCTCAAAATCaccccaaaaaaaaaaaaaaaaaaggaaaatatatatatatataaatatataaatatatatatatgtaaatatctacacacatatatataatcattcgTTATTGTTCCTCTTCCTCTGtatcataaataatatatatatttatttattaatttgttaaatattaaatatacattgATTATTATCTGGCTagtttgatatatatttcttatttaatattttttatgtttttgaaaaatatgtCCATAGGCCTACATATATAGTAATAATCATTCAAGTTACAGTATAACGATATATGTGTGTACTcatagaataaataaaaggttttattttataatttatatgtcgtataatattcttttttttttttttttattccttattaatattttttcacaaatatatatatatatatatataatcattatttttatatatatacaatggCTTATTCCTTTGAGtgatatttatacatttctACATCACAATTGtgtgtattaaaaaaaaaaaataataaaataaaataaatgttaaaaacaatataaatacgAATAAAAGCACatacatatgaataaattaaaaaaaaaaataaataatatgcaaCTATTTTTGCTTTTTAGAATGtgcaattatatatatataaatatatatatatgtgtagtgttatttatttattattgatatatagACATAAGAATAtctcacaaaaaaaaagaaactaCATTAATAATTATGTCAAATGgggaaataaataaa
This region of Plasmodium sp. gorilla clade G2 genome assembly, chromosome: 13 genomic DNA includes:
- a CDS encoding 26S protease regulatory subunit 10B, putative, which produces MDNKESIKLYVKKVIEHREIESKVKKLRLDIKELNKKYEKTEDNLKALQSVGQIIGQVLKQLEDEKFIVKASSGPRYVVGCKSKINKSKLVIGTRVSLDMTTLTVMKRLPCEVDPLVFNMISDIDKSENSTNKVNYNQIGGLSEQIRQMREVVELPILNPYLYKRVGIKTPKGVLLYGPPGTGKTLLARAMASNINCNFMRIVVSAIVDKYIGESARIIREMFNYAKEHQPCIIFMDEIDAIGGRRFSQGTSADREIQRTLMELLNHLDGFEELGNVKIIMATNRPDVLDPALVRPGRLDRKIEIPLPNETARIEILKIHANKMTKLGDIDYESVCRLCDGFNGADLRNVCTEAGMFAIRAMRDYVIEEDFYKAARKISEGKKLEGKLEYEKI
- a CDS encoding SAM dependent methyltransferase, putative; the encoded protein is MYCLNFYNVHIFKNLKRKLFNYQILKREISDVCESKIITLTKSKEYDKFKIYRNNVFNSIYENQILHGVKVHNVDSKGYGEIALYVTRKHSLFFLKYFLLIPEEQVNLKVLQINKKKEKISFQVLCKTKKSKYEITPQCEHFSKCGGCMFQHIDYNFEKQLKRNLLISLCEKYNINILYSSQNYLQDYHNFVTLNEKNEQDLIEISQIKSEYINDNMDNQDQDVPENTNILEERDINKNIIYDEENEKYEYKNNDDNIVDNEYNNITIQKENKNKNINEDQIYKIYQKEKNNEEKRNIYYAKLYNFIYSNDYNYRNKSSINFCVTDHLSIGFYKKNSYEICDINNCYIHDKYIQDIYTQIKNEVKEHFIKNNIYIFNKINNNGYLKSVDIKISDYNKEKQILINFIGYTLTNSQTKKNLIAIANNLALKNPSIKSVLYNEQKNKLKQNKKEILLYGENHIYHSYNNYIYKLGANTFFQPNQYLNQYIIMIISKIIEKYKINSSNTCLYDLFCGIGFYSIPLANLFDRVISIDYSIDNIKSLEENMNLNKIKNIRCIQIDLFNQHNLKQINLHIRRYIVNTVKEKKIDLYDKIKQNITLTFIQTNNENILVENIQKIQSPYSTLPGFIYEQLKNFNTNTLKENNDNIITEDIFKKLNVNNDEYINNNNNNNNTDMEYSNENDFIKFKQNEFVMPIPDLIIVNPPRKGCGKVFRRWIRGLCCKHIIYVSCNVHTQFKDISHLINLGYIIKDIIPLDTFPRTPHFETIVYLKLDSKKVHQSKEEILQFEMNEIKNKKKFKQE